One Tursiops truncatus isolate mTurTru1 chromosome 3, mTurTru1.mat.Y, whole genome shotgun sequence DNA segment encodes these proteins:
- the HMGCR gene encoding 3-hydroxy-3-methylglutaryl-Coenzyme A reductase: MLSRLFRMHGLFVASHPWEVIVGTVTLTICMMSMNMFTGNDKICGWNYECPKFEEDVLSSDIIILTITRCIAILYIYFQFQNLRQLGSKYILGIAGLFTIFSSFVFSTVVIHFLDKELTGLNEALPFFLLLIDLSRASALAKFALSSNSQDEVRENIARGMAILGPTFTLDALVECLVIGVGTMSGVRQLEIMCCFGCMSVLANYFVFMTFFPACVSLVLELSRESREGHPIWQLSHFARVLEEEENKPNPVTQRVKMIMSLGLVLVHAHSRWIADPSPADNSKVSLGLDENVSKRIEPSVSLWQFYLSKMISMDIEQVITLSLALLLAVKYIFFEQAETESTLSLKNPITSPVVTQKKVADDCCRRDPVLVRNDQKFHAVEEEARINRERKVEVIKPLVAETDTSNRATFVVGNSSLLNTSLELETQEPEIELPMEPRPNEECLQILGNAEKGAKFLSDAEIIQLVNAKHIPAYKLETLMETYERGVSIRRQLLSRKLPEPSSLQYLPYRDYNYSLVMGACCENVIGYMPIPVGVAGPLCLDEKEFQVPMATTEGCLVASTNRGCRAIGLGGGASSRILADGITRGPVVRFPRACDSAEVKAWLETPEGFTVIKEAFDSTSRFARLQKLQMSVAGRNLYIRFQSKSGDAMGMNMISKGTEKALSKLHEYFPEMQILAVSGNYCTDKKPAAINWIEGRGKSVVCEAVIPAKVVREVLKTTTEAMIEVNINKNLVGSAMAGSIGGFNAHAANIVTAIYIACGQDAAQNVGSSNCITLIEASGPTNEDLYISCTMPSIEIGTVGGGTNLLPQQACLQMLGVQGACKDNPGENARQLARIVCGTVMAGELSLLAALAAGHLVRSHMIHNRSKINLQDFQGTCTKKAA; encoded by the exons ATGTTGTCAAGACTCTTCCGAATGCATGGCCTCTTTGTGGCTTCCCATCCCTGGGAAGTCATAGTGGGGACAGTGACACTGACCATCTGTATGATGTCCATGAACATGTTTACTGGTAACGATAAGATCTGTGGTTGGAATTATGAATGTCCAAAGTTTGAAGAG GATGTCTTGAGCAGTGACATCATAATTCTGACAATAACACGATGCATAGCAATCCTGTATATTTACTTCCAGTTCCAGAATTTACGCCAACTtggatcaaaatatattttgg GTATTGCTGGACTCTTCACAATTTTCTCAAGTTTTGTATTCAGTACAGTTGTCATTCATTTCTTAGATAAAGAATTGACAGGCTTGAA tgAAGCTTTGCCCTTCTTCCTACTGCTGATTGACCTTTCCAGAGCAAGTGCACTAGCAAAGTTTGCCCTCAGTTCCAACTCACAG GATGAAGTAAGGGAAAACATTGCTCGTGGGATGGCAATTTTAGGTCCCACATTCACCCTTGATGCTCTTGTAGAATGTCTTGTGATTGGAGTTGGTACCATGTCAG GGGTGCGTCAACTTGAAATTATGTGCTGCTTTGGCTGCATGTCAGTTCTCGCCAACTACTTCGTGTTCATGACTTTCTTCCCAGCGTGTGTGTCCTTGGTTTTAGAG CTTTCTCGGGAAAGCCGCGAGGGTCATCCAATTTGGCAGCTCAGCCATTTTGCCCGAGttttagaagaagaagaaaataaaccaaatccTGTTACTCAGAGGGTTAAGATGATTATG tctctAGGCTTAGTTCTTGTTCACGCTCACAGTCGCTGGATAGCCGATCCTTCTCCAGCAGACAATTCTAAGGTTTCTTTAGGATTGGATGAAAATGTGTCGAAGAGAATTGAACCAAGTGTTTCCCTATGGCAGTTTTATCTCTCTAA AATGATCAGCATGGATATTGAACAAGTTATTACCCTAAGTTTAGCTCTCCTTCTGGCTGTcaagtatatcttctttgaacaAGCAGAGACAGAATCTACACTCTCGTTAAAAAACCCTATCACATCTCCTGTAGTGACCCAAAAGAAAGTCGCAGACGATTGTTGTAGACGTGACCCTGTACTGGTCAGAAATGACCAGAAATTCCATGCAGTGGAGGAGGAGGCCAGgataaacagagaaagaaaag TTGAGGTTATAAAACCCTTAGTGGCAGAAACTGACACCTCAAACAGAGCTACATTTGTGGTTGGTAACTCCTCCTTACTCAATACTTCACTGGAACTAGAGACACAGGAACCTGAAATTGAACTTCCCATGGAGCCGCGGCCTAATGAAGAATGTCTGCAGATACTTGGGAATGCAGag AAAGGTGCAAAATTCCTTAGTGATGCTGAGATCATCCAATTAGTCAATGCTAAGCATATCCCAGCTTACAAATTGGAAACTCTGATGGAAACCTATGAACGAGGTGTATCTATTCGTCGACAGTTACTTTCCAGAAAACTTCCAGAGCCTTCTTCTCTCCAGTATCTGCCCTACAGGGACTATAACTACTCCTTG GTGATGGGAGCTTGCTGTGAGAATGTTATCGGTTATATGCCCATCCCTGTTGGAGTGGCAGGACCTCTGTGCCTGGATGAAAAAGAATTTCAGGTTCCAATGGCAACAACAGAAGGTTGTCTTGTGGCCAGTACTAATAGAGGCTGCAGAGCAATAGGT CTTGGTGGAGGTGCCAGCAGCCGAATCCTTGCAGACGGGATCACTCGTGGCCCAGTGGTGCGTTTTCCCCGTGCTTGTGACTCTGCAGAAGTGAAGGCCTGGCTCGAGACACCTGAAGGGTTCACAGTGATAAAGGAGGCATTCGACAGCACcagcag ATTTGCACGTCTACAGAAACTTCAGATGAGTGTTGCTGGACGCAACCTTTACATCCGTTTCCAGTCGAAGTCAGGTGATGCCATGGGGATGAACATGATTTCAAAG GGTACAGAGAAAGCACTTTCAAAGCTTCATGAGTATTTCcctgaaatgcagattctggcaGTTAGTGGTAACTACTGTACTGACAAGAAACCTGCTGCTATAAATTGGATAGAGGGAAGAGGAAAGTCTGTTGTTTGTGAAGCTGTAATTCCAGCCAAGGTTGTCAGAGAA GTATTAAAGACTACTACAGAGGCTATGATTGAGGTCAACATTAATAAAAATCTGGTGGGCTCTGCCATGGCTGGGAGCATCGGTGGCTTCAATGCCCACGCAGCAAACATTGTAACTGCCATCTACATTGCCTGTGGACAG gatGCAGCACAGAATGTTGGTAGTTCAAACTGTATTACTTTAATAGAAGCAAGTGGTCCCACAAATGAAGACTTGTATATCAGCTGCACCATGCCATCTATAGAAATAGGGACTGTGGGTGGTGGGACTAACCTGCTCCCTCAGCAAGCATGTCTGCAG ATGCTAGGTGTTCAGGGAGCGTGTAAAGACAATCCTGGGGAAAACGCCCGGCAGCTTGCCCGAATTGTGTGCGGTACAGTGATGGCTGGAGAATTGTCTCTGCTGGCAGCATTGGCAGCAGGACATCTTGTCAGAAGTCACATGATCCACAACAG GTCAAAGATAAATTTACAAGACTTCCAAGGAACTTGCACTAAGAAGGCAGCTTGA